The following DNA comes from Curtobacterium sp. 9128.
GGGCACCATCGTCGAGCAGCGCCGGGCGCACCCCGCGGATGCGCTGCCGTACATCGTCGTCGCCGTGGACGGGTGGGACCGTGCCACGAGCTCGATGCAGCCCGAGGACCTGCTGCCGATCCGCGAGCAGATGACCCGGGTCCTCCGCGAAGGACCCGCCGCCGGCATCCGCGTCGTCGTCACCGGAGACAAGACCGTCGCCGCCGACCGGATCGCCGGGTTCATCAGCGACCAGTACGTGCTCCCGATGCGCGACGTGAACGACTACCGCGGCGCCGGGGTGATGGTGCGGGAGCTCCCCGAGACCGTCCCGGCCGGGCGCGTGTTCTTCGGCGCGACCGTCCGCGAGGCCCAGCTCGCCGTCCTCGGCCAGGACGCCTCCGCCGAGGCCCAGGCGGCAGCCCTCCGCGGCACGGTCTCCGCCGCCGTCGAACGGTGGACGGACACCGTCGGGCAGGACCCGTTCCGCGTCGACGCGCTGCCCTCCCGGGTGTCCCTCGCCGAGGCGCAGGACCTCCCCGTCGCGACCGGCCACCCCGCCGACGGCCCCACCGCCGGCGTCGGCGGCGACGAGCTCGCCCGCATCACCCTGGACTGGCCGGCCGCCGGCGGGTTCCAGGTCGTCGGCGAGCGCGGCACCGGCCGGTCCACCGCGCTCACGTCGCTCGCGCACCAGCTCGTCTGGGCAGGACGCCCCGTCATCGCCGTCGCGACGAAGCCCTCGGTCTTCCAGACCTGGGCACGCGAGGCGGACGTCCCGCTCCTCACCGACCCGATGGGCTTCATGGACCTCGGACCCGCGATCGGCCGCTACGAGGACCCCGCCGAACTCATCACCGTGCTCATCGACGACGCCGAACTCGTGTCGAACACGCCGCTCGAGAACTCCCTGATGGGTGACCGCGCGCGCTTCGTGTTCGTCGTCGCGACCAACCCGGACGCGGCCGCGAAGACCTTCAGCGGCCCCTACGGCGAGGTCCGGCGCACCCAGGAGGGCATGATCCTCTCGCCGTCCAGCGCTCTGCAGGGGACCCAGCTGTTCGGGCAAAAGGTGCCGAAGTGGATGGTCGGGCGCCAGCCCGCCGGAGGCGGCGCGATCCACCGCCGCGGCGAGTGGACGCAGGTGCAGGTGCCCGACCCGGCCGCCTGACGGACGTGCGGTGCCCGTGCCGGGTGATCGGAGCCTCCCGTAGGCTGTGACGCTGGAAGCGCGAGACGGGGGATGACGACGGATGGCTGCACGCTGCTCGTACTGCGGAGCCGAGCTCCGGCCGAACAGCATGTTCTGCCTGTCGTGCGGCCAGCTCGCCACCGGTGGACGGCGCTCGACGCCCGCCCCGGTGAGCGACACGTCCGAGGTGCCGCCGCAGCCGTCGGCGTCCGTCCCGCCGCCACCCGCTGCTCCGTCCCGTCCGTCGCCGGGTCCCGCCGACGGACTGGAGGCCCGGATCGCCGCCGCCCCGCCGGTCGCCGCACCCGGTCTGCCGCAGCTGGTCTTCACCACCGGACAGACCCTCGTGGTGCGGGATGGCACCGTGCTGCTCGGTCGGCGGCCGGAGGACATCGCGGCTGCTGAAGGCGCTGCCGCGTTCGCGCTGGACGACCCGGACCGGTCGATGTCGCGGGTGCACGCAGCGGTGGTGTTCGGGGCGTCGGGGTTGCGCGTGGTCGATCGTGGGTCGGGCAACGGCACCGTGCTCCGGCGAGGGGACCGGGAGGACCGGTGCCCGGAGGGGCTGCCCGTGGAGCTCGTCCCGGGGGACGAGCTGTGGTTCGGGTCGGTGGGGGCGCGGGTCCGGTGACGGAAGCCGACCGAGCCTGGGCGCAGTTCTTCGCGGAGGACCGCCGGTTCGAGGTGACGTCAGACGCCGTGGCGTACGCACGGATTCGGCGGAACACGACCCTGTCGGTCCTCGCCGCCGTCATCGCCGGCGGTGTCCTCGCTGGGCTGGCGTTCTGGACCGGGCGTCCGGTCGCGATCGTCCTGGCGTCGATGATGATCGTCGCCGGGATCGTGTTCGTCGTGGTCGTGCTCCGCAAGGCACCAGCGCTCCTCCGACAGCAGGCGGGGCGACCGGCCGCGAGCTACTCCGTCGGGAACGACGGGGTCGGTCTGCCGTTCGTCCACCTGTCGTGGTCGTCCATCCGCGGAGTCTTCCAGGTGGACGAGACCGAGGCCGTCGCAAGGTCCCGGAGGCGGCCGGGCATCCCGGGGCTGGCTGCCCGATGGTCGGCCCACAACGGGCGAGCGACGAAGCACCTCGTCTTCGTCGTCGAGGACGGCACCGCGCTCCGACGCCGCGTTGACCGCCGCTCGCGAGGCATCGTGAAGACCTGGCCGGGCGGGACTGAGCCGTCGTTCGGCACGATCTGGCTCGATCTCGATCCGGTGCTCGCGGACCAGGACGTCGAGCGCCTCGGCACCGCCGCGTCGGTGCAGGCGAGTCACCGCGGGATCGCGACGACCTGGTCACGAGGTTCCGCCGACTATACCGAGTACATGGGGCGTCTGTCGGGGGTGTTCGACGGCCTCGAACGTCCGGCAGTGCCGCCGAGGTCGGTCGGGAACCCGTTCGTCGGAGAACACGAGCGCTAGGCTGATCGGCGCGCGACGGGACCGCGCACTCGATCCGGGGAACCGAGGGGACGACGACGTGGCTGACGCACTCGCCGAACGCTGCACGATGCTGGGTGGGCCGGTGATCGGTCTGATGCAGGCCGTGATGGGCAGCCAGGTCAACGCGATCCGGTTCGTCGAGGTCATCGAGCGCGCGAGGGAGATCCAGCGGATCGTCGCGCGCGGCACCGAGGGGATCGACGACCCCGCGTACACGCGATGGGTCGCGACCGCGCCCGTCGTGCTCGACGAGATCATCGACGGTGCCGAGCACCGCGATCGCGATCGTGTGTGGGCGGCGTTCTCGGACCCGGAACGCGGGATGAACGCGCTGGCCGCCGCGTGCACCGGACAGCCCGGCTGGTAACGAGAGGACGACAGTGGACGACGCCACGAGACAGAGCTGGCAGGCATTCTTCGCGCAGGACGGACGGTTCGACGTCCACTACGACGCAGAACGCTTCCGGAAGATCGCGAGCAGGAACCTCCGAGACGCCGTCGTGCTGATCGCGTTCATCGTCGTGGTACTCGTGCTCGTGCTGCTCTGGGGGCGACTCGGTCCGGTCATCCTCGGCATGCTCCTCTTCGTCGTCGGCGGGATCCTCGCGATCGTCCTGCTGCGGCGTCGACTCTCGCTGCTCCGCCCGGCCGGTGGCGCTCCCGGGCTCCTGCTCGGGGTGTCGAACCTCGGGCTGCACACCCCGCTCGTCCCGCTCATCGACTGGACCAGTGTGCGGGCGGTGTTCGCGGTCGACGAGTCCGCGCGGCTCGCGCAGAAGCGTGGCCAGCGCAACGTCGCGGGCACGGCGGAGGTGTGGGCGGCAGGCAACGGCAAGGCGACCAGGCACCTCTGGTTCCTGCTCGAGGACGCACCCGACCTGCGGTCGCAGGTGGTCGACCAGCGCTGGGCGAAGGGTTTCGAGACCTTCACGAACGTGAACGGTCCGGCGTTCGCGCAGTACATCCTCGACCTCGACACCGTGCTGTCGCACGACGACACGAGGAAGATCATGGCCGCGGTGCTCGTCCAGGCACAGGCACGTGGCATCCACGCCGTGGAGTCGCTCGGCGCGTCGGACTTCGCCGAGTACGCGAGCATGCTGAGCGGTGTCACCGTGGACGGGGTCGTCCCGCCCAAGCCGGAAGGCGTCACGGGGAACCCCTTCGTCACCCGGTAGTTGTCGATGCATCCGCATCGATGGTCGACGGATCCTCACCGCACGGCGTACGCTCCGTTGCAGAGCGCAGCATCCGCTAGGCTGCTGCCGTCTGCCCCTCGGAAGAGGGTCAGGACCAATCGGGGGGTAGGTCGTTCGATCGCCCCAGGACACACGTGTGTTTCTTGGAGGAACCATGGCGGACATCCGCGTCACTTCGGAGTCGCTCTCAGGCGTCTCGAACCAGCTCCAGTCGGGCTCGCAGTCGATCGAGTCGCAGCTGCAGAACCTCAAGTCGCTCGTCGACGGCCTCGTCGGTGGCGACTGGTCGGGTGCCGCGTCCGGCTCGTTCCAGGACCTCTACCAGCAGTGGGACCAGTCGGCAGTTCAGCTGAAGGAGTCCCTCGCCGGCATCAGCCAGCTGCTCTCCCGCGCGGCGCTGTCGTACGAGGAGTCGGAGAACTCGATCTCGGGCACCTTCCGCTGATCGACGGCCACTGACGGCGAGCTGTTCCCCCGGGAACGGCTCGCCGCTCCAGCAGGGGGAACGAAATGGTGCAGTACCGGGTCCGACCGGAGAGCCTCGGCGAAGTCGCCCAGATGCTCCGCTCCGTGGTCGCGACGTTCGACGGCCACATCTCCGAGACGGACGCCGCAGTGCGGAACGTGGTCGACACTGCCTGGAAGGGCGAGGACGCGACCGCCTTCCAGAGCACCTGGGGCGAGTTCCAGGCGAGTTCGGCGGTGCTCCGGGGTGTCCTGGAGAGCCTCGCCGTCCGCCTCATGAGCGCGGAGACGGCGTACCACGGCAACGAGACCTCGCTCGGTGGTGCCTTCGCCGACACCCGGAGCCAGCTCACCCCGCAGACGGCCCGCGACAAGGCCGGCCTGTCCGACCGGGTCACGGCCGACGAACAGCGTGCCGAAGCGGTCTGGACCGACCTCGAGGAGGACCGCACGTGAGCGACCAGCAGGCGGACATGGAGAGCCTCCGCCACCTCGTCGACAGCATGCAGCGCCTGCACGACTACTGCGCGCTGCTCCAGCAGGGTGCGACCACCTTCGCGTACATCCTGCCGAACGAGTGGCAGGGCCCGGCGATGAGCGCGTTCATCGCCAGCTTCGAGCAGTGGAACGCCGGCGCCGGGGCGCTGACGTCGTCAGCTGGTGACCTGCAAGAGCGCGCCCACGCGATCGAGGCCACGTACCAGGCCACCATCGACGCACTCGACCAGTCGTGGTCCAAGTTCCAGGGGGAGATCAGCGGATGACGATGGTCCGGCTCAACGCCTTCGGCCTCGCGGCCGACGGCGACGACGTCTCTGGCGTCGCACACGACATCTCGACCGCGTGGAGCACGCTCCACTCGGCGCTCCACGGCACCGCAGGCATGGCCGGCGACGATGAGAGCGCCGAAGAGTTCGCCCACGTCTACGACAGCCAGGCGAAGAGCGCTGCGACGTCTGCGAAGAACCTCGTCGGGATGCTCGCCGCGTTCGAGACACTCCTCGCCGGCACCGGCTCGGCGTACAAGGACGCCGAGATCGCGAGTGCAGGGCAGCAGGGCGGTTCCGGGATCGCCATCCCATCGAGCGACTTCGCGGTCGCCACCGATCTTCCGTCTTCGCTCGGGGCCGGCTGGCCGGGCGGGTGGGGCAAGGTCGAAGACGTCCTGCAGGACGCGCTCCGGGCGATCGGCGTGCAGCTCCCCCAGGGCGACCCCGACAAGCTCTCCTCCGCCGCGGAGTCGTGGAACTCGTACGAATCGTCCCTGCGGACCGCCTCGAACCGCCTCAGCGGGGGGCTCGCGCAAGTCAACG
Coding sequences within:
- a CDS encoding WXG100 family type VII secretion target is translated as MVQYRVRPESLGEVAQMLRSVVATFDGHISETDAAVRNVVDTAWKGEDATAFQSTWGEFQASSAVLRGVLESLAVRLMSAETAYHGNETSLGGAFADTRSQLTPQTARDKAGLSDRVTADEQRAEAVWTDLEEDRT
- a CDS encoding FHA domain-containing protein, which encodes MAARCSYCGAELRPNSMFCLSCGQLATGGRRSTPAPVSDTSEVPPQPSASVPPPPAAPSRPSPGPADGLEARIAAAPPVAAPGLPQLVFTTGQTLVVRDGTVLLGRRPEDIAAAEGAAAFALDDPDRSMSRVHAAVVFGASGLRVVDRGSGNGTVLRRGDREDRCPEGLPVELVPGDELWFGSVGARVR
- a CDS encoding WXG100 family type VII secretion target, with the protein product MADIRVTSESLSGVSNQLQSGSQSIESQLQNLKSLVDGLVGGDWSGAASGSFQDLYQQWDQSAVQLKESLAGISQLLSRAALSYEESENSISGTFR